DNA sequence from the Asticcacaulis sp. AND118 genome:
CAATTCAGGTGATTTGCGGTCCCTTTGTGATCGAACCTGATCAATTGCGACGTTTCTGCAACAGAGGCGCAAAGCACAAGAATAAGAAATCGGTTGTCAGACGCAGGCAGTTGCGCAAGATACGGTCTTTGCGTCCTGCTTCCGGAGTGCCTATGTCGCCCAAGCCCCAAACTGAAATTACCCTGCGGGGTATACTGCTCGGCATCGTCATCACGCTGATCTTCACGGCGGCGCAGGTCTATCTGGGGTTACAGGTCGGCCTGACCTTCGCCACCTCGATACCGGCCGCGGTCATTTCGATGGCGTTGCTGAGCGCCTTCAAGTCGGCGACGATTCAGGAAAACAACATCGTTCAGACCATTGCGTCAGCGGCGGGGACGCTGGCCTCGGTCATCTTCGTCCTGCCCGGCCTGATCATCATCGGCTGGTGGCGCGACGTACCTTTCTTCATCACCTTCGCGGCCTGCGCCATCGGCGGCATTCTGGGGGTGATGTACACCATCCCGCTGCGCCGGGCGCTGGTGTCCAACTCGCCGCTGCCCTATCCGGAAGGCGTCGCCGCCGCCGAAGTGCTCAAGGTCGGGACCAATACCCGCGAAGGCGCTCAGGAAGGCAAGGCGGGCCTGATGGCGGTCGTTCTGGGCAGCCTCGCCTCAGCTGCCTATTCGGCGCTGGCGGCGGCCAAGGCGCTGGCCGGTGAACTGGCGGCCTTTTTCAAGATCAATGTCGGCGGCAAGGTCGGGGCCACCGGTATCGCCGGTGAAAGCTCGCTGGCCCTGATCGGCGCGGGTCACCTGATGGGGATTACGGTTGGCATCGCCATGCTGACCGGGCTCGGCATCGCTTGGGGCATCGCCGTGCCCATCCTGACCTCGCTGACGCCGATGCCGGACGCCAGCGCCGCGGATCATGCCGGGGCCATCTGGTCGACCCAGGTGCGTTATCTGGGGGCCGGGGCCATCGGGGCGGCGGCTATCTGGACCATCGGCAAGCTGCTGGGGCCTGTGTGGTCGGGCCTGATGTCGGCGCTGGAAGCCAACCGTCGCCGCAAGTCGGGCGGCGGCGACCTGCCGCGCGAGGAGCAGGATCTGCCCATCGCTCTGGTTGGGTTGATCTCGATCCTGCTGCTGGTGCCGGCGGGTTTCCTGATGGCGGCCTTCCTCGATGGCACAGCCATCGCCAG
Encoded proteins:
- a CDS encoding OPT family oligopeptide transporter gives rise to the protein MSPKPQTEITLRGILLGIVITLIFTAAQVYLGLQVGLTFATSIPAAVISMALLSAFKSATIQENNIVQTIASAAGTLASVIFVLPGLIIIGWWRDVPFFITFAACAIGGILGVMYTIPLRRALVSNSPLPYPEGVAAAEVLKVGTNTREGAQEGKAGLMAVVLGSLASAAYSALAAAKALAGELAAFFKINVGGKVGATGIAGESSLALIGAGHLMGITVGIAMLTGLGIAWGIAVPILTSLTPMPDASAADHAGAIWSTQVRYLGAGAIGAAAIWTIGKLLGPVWSGLMSALEANRRRKSGGGDLPREEQDLPIALVGLISILLLVPAGFLMAAFLDGTAIASLSLPLVALGVLYLAIAGLLAAAVCGYMAGLIGSSNSPVSGVGILSVLGAALLIGAVGHSVTGPDAAQALTAFALFATTFVLAVAVVGNDNLQDLKTGQLVGATPWKQQVALVIGVIAGAVVIPLVLNLLNNAFGFAGDPNYRGITGEPLGAPQATLISTLAKGAIGGSLPWNLLGAGALIGAGLVAFDMILRKVSNDRYSLPPLGVGLAIYLPSAVTAPVVVGAFGGWLFEKLVSGKPWAEPASRLGVLIASGFIVGESLFKVVLAGVITFTGSKAPLAVLPIPYGEETAMIVALVLAVSGVVGLYRWCAGAAKRI